From the Desulfovibrio sp. JY genome, one window contains:
- the clpA gene encoding ATP-dependent Clp protease ATP-binding subunit ClpA: protein MLSKKLEKVLTSAVKEVKRRNHEYLTLEHLLYAMLLEETGRDILVHCGANVVRLKHQLERFFTDHMEALPQNADSEVVQTISVQRVLQRAIMQMQSSGKQQVEVGDVLASIFDEEDSYAVYYLKSHNVSRLDVLEYISHGSGREQASAEGEGDGETGGKSGSALEQYTVDLVAKAKKGEIDPLIGRDQELTRTIHVLLRRRKNNPIFVGDPGVGKTALAEGLALRIVGGDVPESFKDTLIYALDMGALLAGTKYRGDFEARLKGVLAELEQKPGAILFVDEIHTIVGAGATSGGTLDASNILKPVLGSGKLRCIGSTTYEEYKNYFEKDRALSRRFQKIDVGEPTIDEAVEIIKGLRTYYEAHHGVRYTPAGLRAAVELSARHINDRFLPDKAIDVIDEAGAVRKLSGNTKGAIGVAEMEKVVASMAKIPAARVTSSDKVRLENLEGELKNLIFGQDQAVEAIAKAILRSRAGLANECKPTGSFLLAGPTGVGKTEMAKQLAAVLGINFVRFDMSEYMEKHAVARLIGSPPGYVGFEQGGLLTDAIRKHPYSVLLLDEIEKAHPDMFNILLQVMDYATLTDNNGRKADFGHVVLLMTTNAGAREMSAKSIGFGSGKPEDTSDKGLKAVNKLFSPEFRNRLDGIVTFKSLTPEIMDRIVQKYLRELNAQMVEKRVFVRLTPAAVTRLAEKGFDHDYGARPLARVIQEEIKDALAQEMLFGKLQKGGEALIDAAPEGAPELFTFNFTGRAPKKAAQEPAVVE from the coding sequence ATGCTTAGCAAGAAACTGGAGAAGGTGTTGACCAGTGCCGTCAAGGAGGTCAAGCGCCGCAATCACGAATACCTCACCCTGGAGCACTTGCTTTACGCCATGCTCCTGGAGGAGACGGGCCGGGACATCCTGGTCCACTGCGGCGCCAACGTGGTGCGCCTCAAGCATCAGCTTGAACGCTTTTTTACCGACCACATGGAAGCCCTGCCCCAGAACGCCGATTCCGAGGTGGTGCAGACCATAAGCGTCCAGCGTGTGCTCCAGCGCGCCATCATGCAGATGCAGTCGTCCGGCAAACAGCAGGTGGAAGTGGGCGACGTGCTGGCCTCCATTTTCGACGAGGAAGATTCCTACGCGGTCTACTACCTCAAGTCCCACAATGTGTCCCGCCTGGACGTGCTGGAGTACATTTCCCATGGCTCCGGCCGCGAACAGGCCTCCGCCGAAGGTGAGGGCGACGGCGAGACGGGCGGCAAGTCCGGCTCGGCCCTGGAACAATATACCGTGGACCTGGTGGCCAAGGCCAAAAAGGGCGAGATCGACCCGCTGATCGGCCGCGATCAGGAGCTGACCCGCACCATCCACGTGCTGTTGCGCCGCCGCAAGAACAACCCCATCTTCGTCGGCGATCCGGGCGTGGGCAAGACCGCCCTGGCCGAGGGGCTGGCCCTTCGCATCGTGGGGGGCGACGTGCCCGAGTCCTTCAAGGACACGCTCATCTACGCCCTGGACATGGGCGCGCTTCTGGCCGGCACCAAGTATCGGGGCGATTTCGAGGCGCGGCTCAAGGGCGTTTTGGCCGAGCTTGAGCAAAAGCCCGGGGCGATCCTCTTTGTGGACGAGATCCACACCATCGTCGGCGCCGGCGCGACCAGCGGCGGTACCCTCGACGCCTCCAACATCCTGAAACCCGTGCTCGGGTCCGGGAAGCTGCGCTGCATCGGCTCCACCACCTACGAGGAGTACAAGAACTACTTCGAGAAGGATCGGGCCCTGTCCCGCCGGTTCCAGAAGATCGACGTGGGCGAGCCGACCATCGACGAGGCCGTGGAGATCATCAAGGGCCTGCGCACCTACTACGAGGCGCATCACGGCGTGCGCTACACCCCGGCCGGGCTTCGGGCGGCGGTGGAGCTCTCGGCCCGCCACATCAACGACCGCTTCCTGCCGGACAAGGCCATCGACGTCATCGACGAGGCCGGGGCCGTGCGCAAGCTGTCCGGCAATACCAAGGGCGCCATCGGCGTGGCCGAGATGGAAAAGGTCGTGGCTTCCATGGCCAAGATCCCGGCGGCCCGGGTGACGTCTTCGGACAAGGTGCGCCTGGAGAACCTGGAAGGGGAGCTCAAAAACCTCATCTTCGGCCAGGATCAGGCGGTGGAAGCCATCGCCAAGGCCATCCTGCGCTCCCGGGCGGGGCTGGCCAACGAATGCAAGCCGACCGGATCGTTTCTGCTCGCCGGCCCGACCGGCGTGGGCAAGACCGAGATGGCCAAGCAGCTCGCCGCCGTGCTCGGCATCAACTTCGTGCGCTTCGACATGAGCGAATACATGGAGAAGCATGCCGTGGCCCGGCTGATCGGTTCGCCTCCGGGCTATGTCGGCTTCGAACAGGGGGGCCTGCTTACCGACGCCATCCGCAAGCACCCGTATTCGGTGCTGCTCCTCGACGAGATCGAGAAGGCCCACCCGGACATGTTCAATATCCTGCTCCAGGTGATGGACTATGCGACGCTTACCGACAACAACGGCCGCAAGGCCGACTTCGGCCACGTGGTGCTGCTTATGACCACCAACGCCGGAGCCCGGGAGATGTCGGCCAAAAGCATCGGTTTCGGTTCGGGCAAGCCCGAGGACACCTCGGACAAGGGGCTCAAGGCCGTCAACAAGCTTTTCAGCCCCGAATTCCGCAACCGCCTCGACGGCATCGTGACCTTCAAGTCGCTCACGCCCGAGATCATGGACCGGATCGTGCAAAAGTACCTGCGCGAACTCAACGCCCAGATGGTCGAGAAGCGGGTGTTCGTGCGCCTGACCCCGGCCGCGGTGACCAGACTGGCCGAAAAGGGCTTTGACCACGACTACGGCGCGCGGCCCCTGGCCCGGGTCATCCAGGAAGAGATCAAGGACGCGCTCGCCCAGGAGATGCTCTTCGGCAAGCTGCAAAAGGGCGGCGAAGCCCTCATCGACGCAGCCCCGGAAGGCGCGCCCGAACTGTTCACCTTCAACTTCACCGGTCGCGCGCCCAAAAAGGCGGCCCAGGAACCGGCGGTTGTCGAATAA
- the clpS gene encoding ATP-dependent Clp protease adapter ClpS, producing the protein MSHPIEQEQPGLGVDVEEEVREPRRYKVLLHNDDYTTMEFVIQVLVDVFHKNENEATQIMLNVHNNGVGVCGEYTAEVAELKVSLVHRLARENGYPLKCSMEEV; encoded by the coding sequence ATGAGCCATCCCATCGAACAGGAACAACCGGGTCTCGGCGTCGATGTCGAAGAGGAAGTCCGTGAGCCGAGAAGGTACAAGGTGCTTTTGCACAACGACGATTACACGACCATGGAATTCGTCATCCAGGTCCTCGTCGACGTGTTTCATAAAAACGAAAACGAAGCCACGCAGATCATGCTGAACGTCCACAACAACGGTGTGGGCGTCTGTGGGGAGTACACGGCCGAAGTGGCCGAGCTCAAGGTGTCTCTCGTGCACCGGCTGGCCAGGGAAAACGGCTACCCGCTCAAATGCAGCATGGAAGAGGTCTGA
- a CDS encoding class IV adenylate cyclase, with translation MSDADEIETKFAVTAFAPVREKLEKAGGVRLSRVFEENIVFDTPGRELRRRDVLLRLRRDGEGRVTLKLPSETAAAAGIKVRRELETGVADPAVMESIFCALGYAPALRYEKVRETWQVGETHVCLDRLPFGRYLEIEGPASAIAAVAENLGLAMAEAIPLTYHALYQAHLAACGLPACDSFVFDPDERAGVLSDLS, from the coding sequence GTGTCCGATGCCGACGAGATTGAAACCAAGTTCGCCGTGACGGCGTTTGCGCCCGTGCGCGAAAAGCTCGAAAAAGCCGGCGGCGTGCGCCTGTCCCGGGTGTTCGAGGAAAATATCGTCTTCGATACGCCGGGCAGGGAGCTGCGGCGTCGCGACGTGCTCTTGCGCCTGCGCCGCGACGGCGAGGGCCGGGTGACGCTCAAGCTCCCGTCCGAAACGGCCGCCGCCGCCGGGATCAAGGTTCGCCGGGAGCTCGAGACCGGGGTAGCCGATCCCGCCGTCATGGAATCGATCTTTTGCGCCCTGGGCTACGCTCCGGCCCTGCGCTACGAAAAAGTCCGGGAGACCTGGCAGGTGGGCGAAACCCATGTCTGCCTCGACCGGCTCCCTTTCGGCCGCTACCTGGAAATCGAGGGGCCGGCCTCGGCCATTGCCGCCGTGGCCGAGAATCTCGGGCTTGCCATGGCCGAGGCCATACCGCTGACCTATCACGCCCTCTACCAGGCCCATCTGGCCGCCTGCGGCCTGCCGGCCTGCGACAGTTTCGTTTTCGACCCCGACGAACGCGCCGGCGTGTTGTCCGACCTGTCCTGA
- the hypD gene encoding hydrogenase formation protein HypD, translating to MNSFEAFKDPQLCRALLARLTAEATTPFRFMEVCGTHTVAIFQSGLRSLLPPTITHLTGPGCPVCVTHESEVAAFLDLAGRDDVVLTTFGDLMRVPGPKGRNLKTAKADGARVEVVYSPVDALAVAAANPGRTVVFLGVGFETTAPAVAATIKLAREQNLKNFRVLSFHKLVPPALEALLSDPDINVDAFILPGHVSAIIGATPYAFVAEKYHVPSVVTGFEPLDILTALLDITGMLKNNAPAIRNGYTRVVSDAGNPVAMAIMDEVFSPADALWRGLGLIPQSGLVIREEFADFDAMRLPGVELKETPPLPGCRCGEVLKGKMAPNECPLFGKACTPATPVGPCMVSTEGGCAAYFKYRLDL from the coding sequence TTGAACTCGTTTGAGGCTTTCAAGGACCCCCAGCTGTGCCGGGCGCTGCTTGCGCGTCTGACCGCCGAGGCGACCACCCCTTTTCGGTTCATGGAAGTCTGCGGCACCCATACCGTGGCCATATTCCAATCCGGGTTGCGCAGCCTGCTGCCCCCGACCATTACCCATCTGACCGGCCCGGGCTGCCCGGTGTGCGTCACCCACGAGTCCGAAGTGGCCGCCTTTTTGGACTTGGCCGGCCGTGACGACGTGGTGCTGACCACCTTTGGCGACCTCATGCGCGTGCCCGGCCCCAAGGGACGCAACCTCAAGACCGCAAAGGCCGACGGGGCGCGGGTGGAAGTCGTCTACTCGCCGGTCGACGCCCTGGCCGTGGCCGCGGCCAACCCCGGCCGCACGGTCGTCTTCCTCGGCGTCGGCTTCGAGACCACGGCCCCGGCCGTGGCCGCCACCATCAAGCTGGCCCGGGAACAGAATCTGAAAAACTTCCGGGTGCTTTCCTTCCACAAGCTCGTGCCGCCGGCGCTTGAGGCCTTGCTCTCCGATCCGGACATCAACGTGGACGCGTTCATCCTGCCGGGGCATGTCTCGGCGATTATCGGCGCGACCCCGTACGCCTTTGTGGCCGAAAAATACCATGTGCCCTCAGTCGTCACCGGGTTCGAGCCCTTGGACATCCTGACCGCGCTGCTCGACATCACGGGCATGCTCAAAAATAACGCTCCGGCCATCCGCAACGGCTACACCCGGGTGGTGTCCGACGCCGGCAATCCCGTGGCCATGGCCATTATGGACGAGGTGTTCTCCCCAGCCGATGCGCTCTGGCGGGGCCTGGGGCTCATTCCCCAAAGCGGCTTGGTCATCCGCGAAGAATTCGCCGATTTCGACGCCATGCGCCTGCCGGGCGTGGAACTCAAGGAAACGCCGCCGCTTCCCGGCTGCCGCTGCGGCGAGGTGCTCAAGGGCAAGATGGCCCCCAACGAGTGCCCGCTTTTCGGCAAGGCCTGCACCCCGGCCACGCCCGTGGGGCCGTGCATGGTCTCCACCGAAGGAGGCTGCGCCGCCTACTTTAAGTACAGGCTCGACCTGTAG
- a CDS encoding HypC/HybG/HupF family hydrogenase formation chaperone, translating to MCLAVPMEVTAINDKVADVEIGGVTRQVRLELIDVAPAIGDFVIVHAGFAIRRLDREDALETIKLFQEGLDLELV from the coding sequence ATGTGCCTTGCCGTTCCCATGGAAGTAACCGCCATCAACGATAAGGTGGCTGATGTGGAAATCGGCGGCGTCACCCGCCAGGTGCGCCTGGAGCTCATCGACGTCGCGCCGGCCATAGGCGATTTCGTCATTGTCCACGCCGGGTTCGCCATTCGCCGTCTGGACCGCGAGGACGCCCTGGAAACCATCAAACTCTTTCAGGAAGGCCTGGACCTTGAACTCGTTTGA
- a CDS encoding HDIG domain-containing protein, producing MSEHIHDPAQPKPETGSGELPFPPDPPRVSFVPTDAQCRELWDAYGMLPNIREHSALVACLATALAEAAVRAGLDVEVAAVRAAGLLHDLAKTYTIRHGGNHCQLGGAWVQELTGNPVLAQGVACHVTWSLPIDLRAHFLPLAIIYSDKRVKHNQIVTLEARFDDLLTRYGKTEYIRERIRESFQQAAAIEKALAQTLDLDLHENTFGCGRLVE from the coding sequence ATGTCCGAACACATCCATGATCCTGCCCAGCCCAAGCCGGAAACCGGCTCCGGGGAGCTGCCCTTCCCGCCCGATCCGCCGCGGGTGTCCTTTGTTCCCACGGACGCGCAGTGTCGCGAATTGTGGGACGCCTACGGCATGTTGCCCAACATCCGGGAGCATAGCGCTCTGGTCGCCTGTCTGGCTACCGCCCTGGCCGAAGCGGCCGTGCGGGCCGGGCTTGACGTGGAAGTGGCGGCCGTGCGGGCCGCCGGACTGCTCCACGACCTGGCCAAGACCTACACCATCCGCCACGGCGGCAACCACTGCCAACTCGGCGGCGCCTGGGTGCAGGAACTGACCGGCAATCCGGTCCTGGCCCAGGGCGTGGCCTGCCACGTCACCTGGAGCCTGCCCATCGACCTGCGGGCACATTTTCTGCCGCTGGCAATCATTTACAGCGACAAGCGGGTCAAGCACAACCAGATCGTCACCTTGGAAGCCCGCTTCGACGATCTGCTGACCCGCTACGGCAAGACGGAATACATCCGGGAACGCATCCGGGAATCCTTCCAACAGGCCGCGGCCATCGAAAAGGCCCTGGCCCAAACCCTGGATTTGGATCTCCATGAAAATACTTTTGGTTGCGGGCGGCTGGTCGAGTGA
- a CDS encoding D-alanine--D-alanine ligase: MKILLVAGGWSSEREVSLSGAVQIGKALTSLGHEVVPCDLSDDFPGFVDAARGCDFAFLNLHGAPGEDGLPQALLDAAGVPYQGSGPAGSFLALNKAASKQLFIRHGLPTPRWDFLPTPPPAGYAPDFPTPWFVKPNSGGSSVYMSLVRDPADLPAALKKIFATGDTALIEEGICGGTELTCAVLGDEALPPILIRPKAGEFFDYTSKYQPEAADEICPAPIPLALTDELGRLSLAAHAALGLAGYSRADFIHTDRHGLTLLEVNTLPGMTPTSLLPRSARAAGLDFPQLIAKLMELGLARRGKRP, from the coding sequence ATGAAAATACTTTTGGTTGCGGGCGGCTGGTCGAGTGAACGCGAGGTTTCGCTGTCCGGCGCCGTCCAGATCGGCAAGGCGCTTACAAGCCTTGGCCACGAGGTCGTTCCCTGCGACCTGTCCGACGATTTTCCGGGGTTTGTCGACGCGGCCAGAGGCTGCGATTTCGCCTTTTTGAATCTCCACGGCGCGCCGGGCGAGGACGGCCTGCCCCAGGCTTTGCTCGACGCGGCCGGCGTGCCCTACCAGGGATCCGGCCCGGCCGGCTCGTTTCTGGCGCTCAACAAGGCCGCGTCCAAGCAGCTTTTCATCCGCCACGGCCTGCCGACGCCACGCTGGGATTTCCTGCCCACGCCGCCGCCGGCAGGGTACGCGCCCGATTTCCCGACGCCCTGGTTCGTCAAGCCCAACAGCGGCGGCTCGAGCGTCTACATGTCGCTGGTGCGCGATCCGGCCGATCTGCCGGCGGCCCTGAAAAAAATCTTCGCCACCGGCGACACGGCGCTTATCGAGGAAGGGATTTGCGGCGGCACGGAGCTGACCTGCGCCGTGCTTGGCGACGAGGCCCTGCCGCCCATCCTCATCCGGCCCAAGGCAGGGGAATTTTTCGATTACACCAGCAAATACCAGCCCGAGGCGGCCGACGAGATCTGCCCGGCCCCCATCCCGCTGGCATTGACCGACGAACTCGGCCGCCTCAGCCTGGCTGCCCATGCGGCGCTCGGACTTGCCGGCTACAGCCGGGCGGATTTCATCCACACCGACAGGCACGGACTGACACTCCTCGAGGTCAACACCCTGCCCGGCATGACGCCGACCAGCCTGCTGCCCCGCTCGGCCCGGGCGGCCGGGCTCGACTTTCCCCAACTGATCGCCAAACTCATGGAACTTGGGCTTGCGCGACGGGGCAAGAGGCCTTAA
- the carA gene encoding glutamine-hydrolyzing carbamoyl-phosphate synthase small subunit gives MKAILALEDGTLFHGHTFTDKGGAGGEVIFNTGMTGYQEVLTDPSYTGQMVCMTYPHVGNYGINPEDVESAKIRVAGFIVKECCKEPSNWRSTMSLPEYLVSQGITGIEGIDTRALTRHLRLHGAMRGYISTDVSDPHQVVELAKGLPSMEGLGLAKDVSCDAPFVWTGGSIKPATIVDGAYDWPGDGPRLVVFDMGIKWNIMRLLSAQGFDLLMVPHTTTVDQVRRFDPDAIFLSPGPGDPAALTDLVATTARLAEDYPLAGICLGHQLLGLALGGRTYKLKFGHHGLNHPVKDLETGRIEISSQNHGFCVDIESLSNVELTHVNLNDGTLEGFAHKKKPVIAIQYHPEAAPGPHDSRYFFTRFRNLVRRETGK, from the coding sequence ATGAAAGCCATCCTGGCCCTTGAAGACGGCACCCTTTTTCACGGCCATACATTTACCGACAAGGGCGGCGCCGGCGGCGAAGTGATCTTCAACACCGGCATGACCGGGTATCAGGAAGTGCTGACCGATCCGTCCTACACCGGACAGATGGTGTGCATGACCTACCCCCACGTCGGCAACTACGGCATCAATCCCGAGGACGTGGAATCGGCGAAGATCCGCGTGGCCGGATTCATCGTCAAGGAATGCTGCAAAGAGCCCTCCAACTGGCGCTCCACCATGAGCCTGCCCGAGTACCTCGTCAGTCAGGGCATCACCGGGATCGAGGGCATCGACACCCGGGCGCTCACCCGCCACCTGCGCCTGCACGGGGCCATGCGCGGCTACATTTCCACAGACGTGTCCGATCCGCACCAGGTGGTGGAACTGGCCAAGGGCCTGCCGTCCATGGAAGGCCTCGGCCTGGCCAAGGACGTTTCCTGCGACGCCCCCTTCGTCTGGACGGGAGGCAGCATCAAGCCGGCGACCATCGTCGACGGAGCCTACGACTGGCCCGGCGACGGCCCCCGGCTGGTGGTCTTCGACATGGGCATCAAGTGGAACATCATGCGGCTTCTTTCCGCCCAGGGCTTCGACCTGCTCATGGTGCCGCACACCACCACGGTGGACCAGGTCAGACGCTTCGACCCGGACGCCATTTTCCTTTCCCCCGGCCCCGGCGACCCGGCCGCCCTGACCGACCTCGTCGCGACCACCGCCCGCCTGGCCGAGGACTATCCCCTGGCCGGCATCTGCCTGGGGCATCAGCTCCTGGGGCTGGCCCTCGGCGGACGGACCTACAAACTCAAGTTCGGCCACCATGGCCTCAACCACCCCGTCAAGGACCTGGAAACGGGCCGGATTGAAATTTCATCGCAAAATCACGGTTTTTGCGTGGACATCGAAAGCCTTTCCAACGTAGAGTTGACGCACGTAAATTTAAATGACGGAACTCTTGAGGGCTTTGCCCACAAGAAAAAACCCGTCATCGCCATCCAGTACCACCCCGAGGCCGCTCCCGGGCCTCATGACAGCCGATATTTCTTCACCCGTTTCCGAAATCTCGTGCGCCGGGAGACGGGCAAATAA
- a CDS encoding tetratricopeptide repeat protein, which produces MSSELTKARSQINKVRTFLKQAKPLPAVSALYEAIGAMLRTPLIKSEKEEFCKLITDAVLLLNGDRTLRKIYPLILDYTPGKEKELADTLVTLLGELQATAVEEAKDIMADMAQRIASGLAEGKLLLEEKRFDEAKQSLEKLAREFPRDADLRAHIAELFISGEQYEQAFSYLDEAINLSPDQIHHYNRIGIVLRKLHKYDIAEKYFMRAVEFAKSDPNLYFNLGRVYLDWQRWDKAEKASRLALRLSPSFVEAQKLLNFALKKQGKEPEPAS; this is translated from the coding sequence ATGTCCTCGGAACTGACCAAGGCCCGGTCCCAGATCAACAAGGTCAGGACGTTTCTCAAGCAGGCCAAACCGCTGCCCGCCGTGTCGGCCTTGTACGAGGCCATCGGGGCGATGCTGCGCACGCCGCTTATCAAGTCGGAAAAAGAGGAGTTCTGCAAGCTCATCACCGACGCGGTGCTGCTTCTTAACGGCGACCGCACCCTGCGCAAGATCTATCCGCTTATTCTCGATTACACTCCGGGAAAGGAAAAGGAGCTGGCCGACACCCTGGTCACCCTCCTCGGCGAGCTGCAGGCCACGGCCGTGGAGGAAGCCAAGGACATCATGGCCGACATGGCGCAGCGCATCGCCAGCGGTCTGGCCGAGGGCAAGCTCCTTCTCGAAGAGAAGCGTTTCGACGAAGCCAAGCAGTCCCTGGAAAAGCTGGCCCGGGAATTTCCCCGCGACGCCGATCTGCGGGCGCACATCGCCGAGCTTTTCATCTCCGGGGAACAGTACGAGCAGGCGTTTTCCTACCTCGACGAGGCCATCAACCTCTCGCCCGATCAAATCCACCACTACAACCGCATCGGCATCGTGCTACGCAAGCTCCACAAGTACGATATTGCCGAGAAATACTTCATGCGGGCGGTGGAATTCGCCAAATCCGATCCCAACCTCTACTTCAACCTCGGCCGGGTCTATCTGGACTGGCAACGCTGGGACAAGGCGGAAAAAGCCTCCCGACTGGCGTTGCGGCTCTCCCCTTCTTTCGTCGAGGCCCAGAAGCTGCTCAACTTCGCCCTCAAAAAACAAGGCAAGGAACCCGAGCCGGCATCTTAA
- a CDS encoding bacteriohemerythrin — protein sequence MIAWDPALAVGLEKIDAQHQEIIRLINELAAKRGGGNAQLAAETLRFLHDYLNSHFALETELMLRIGYPGIDRHRENHELFANHVVFFEIEKEFGMVTDQMLDDILAFLLDWFLHHIATEDRDLAAFARTRAASE from the coding sequence ATGATCGCATGGGACCCGGCCCTGGCCGTCGGACTCGAAAAAATCGACGCGCAACACCAGGAAATCATCCGGTTGATCAATGAGCTGGCCGCCAAGCGGGGAGGCGGGAACGCGCAACTCGCCGCCGAGACGTTACGATTTTTGCACGACTATTTAAACAGTCATTTCGCACTGGAAACCGAGCTGATGCTGCGTATCGGCTATCCTGGCATAGACCGCCATCGGGAAAATCACGAGCTGTTCGCCAATCATGTCGTCTTTTTTGAAATCGAAAAGGAATTCGGCATGGTAACGGACCAGATGCTCGACGACATCCTGGCCTTCCTGCTGGACTGGTTTCTTCACCACATCGCCACCGAGGACAGGGATCTGGCCGCCTTCGCACGCACCCGGGCAGCGTCCGAATAA
- a CDS encoding GAK system CofD-like protein — protein sequence MPVADSKSFPRVNISRSVNLPDLSKAALYRRAPELGPKILFFSGGTALRHLSETLIEYTSNSIHLITPFDSGGSSAVLRKAFHMPAVGDLRNRIMALADRSITGNPAVFELFAYRLPKDASQEELAARLGKMLTGDDPLVRHIPDPMRKIIRTHLRFFEQKRTDAFDLRGASIGNCILTGGYFNYNRMLDPVIYLFMKLVEARGVVRPIVNCDLHLACQLENGRVLLGQHLMTGKETAPIDAPIARQWLVANLHDPTPATVRIREKTEVLIRQADVICYPYGSFYSSLLANLLPQGVGDAVAATHCPKVYIPNLGHDPEQRGMTVAGQVERLLETLRAGCTKSCRSEDLLRFVLVDSKKGRYENPLDLAAIRKLGVEVVDVAMAREDEPGKADSRRVCELLLSLA from the coding sequence ATGCCTGTGGCTGACTCGAAATCCTTTCCGCGCGTGAACATCTCCCGTTCCGTCAATCTGCCCGACCTGTCCAAGGCGGCGCTCTACCGCCGCGCCCCGGAACTGGGACCCAAGATACTCTTTTTCAGCGGCGGCACGGCGCTGCGGCATTTAAGCGAAACGCTCATCGAATACACCTCCAATTCCATCCACCTGATCACGCCCTTCGACTCCGGCGGCTCCTCGGCCGTGCTGCGCAAGGCCTTCCACATGCCGGCCGTGGGCGACCTGCGAAACCGCATCATGGCCCTGGCCGACCGTTCCATCACCGGCAACCCGGCCGTGTTCGAGCTTTTCGCCTACCGCCTGCCCAAGGATGCCTCCCAGGAAGAGCTGGCGGCGCGGCTCGGCAAGATGCTCACCGGCGACGATCCGCTCGTGCGCCACATTCCCGATCCCATGCGCAAGATCATCCGCACGCATCTGCGCTTTTTCGAGCAGAAACGGACCGATGCCTTCGACCTGCGCGGCGCCAGCATCGGCAACTGCATCCTGACCGGCGGCTATTTCAACTACAACCGCATGCTCGACCCGGTCATCTACCTGTTCATGAAGCTGGTCGAGGCGCGCGGCGTGGTGCGGCCCATCGTCAACTGCGACCTGCATCTGGCCTGCCAGCTGGAAAACGGCCGCGTGCTCCTGGGCCAGCACCTCATGACCGGCAAGGAAACCGCGCCCATCGATGCGCCCATCGCGCGGCAATGGCTGGTGGCGAACCTGCATGACCCCACGCCGGCCACGGTGCGCATCCGGGAAAAAACCGAAGTCCTCATCCGTCAGGCCGACGTGATCTGCTACCCGTACGGCAGCTTCTATTCGAGCCTGCTCGCCAACCTGCTCCCCCAGGGCGTGGGGGATGCCGTGGCCGCCACCCACTGCCCCAAGGTCTACATCCCCAACCTCGGCCACGACCCGGAACAGCGCGGCATGACCGTGGCCGGGCAGGTGGAGCGGCTTTTGGAAACGCTTCGCGCCGGCTGCACCAAGTCCTGCCGGAGCGAGGACCTGTTGCGGTTCGTGCTGGTGGATAGCAAAAAAGGCCGTTACGAAAATCCGCTGGACCTCGCCGCCATCCGCAAGCTCGGCGTCGAGGTGGTGGATGTGGCCATGGCCCGGGAGGACGAACCGGGCAAGGCCGACAGCCGTCGGGTGTGCGAATTGCTGCTGTCCTTGGCCTGA